The Raphanus sativus cultivar WK10039 chromosome 6, ASM80110v3, whole genome shotgun sequence sequence gatgaaaaaaaatatagatgtaATTCAAAGTTGAGAAATTTTAGTTGCTTACCTGGCATTTGGACTGTTCTTCACTACCTATTCTTCCTATACAATCTCCAATTAAACCCGTCGTCAAGCACATAGGTTCAGCATGTCTTGATTGCAACTCTCACTCTaactttctttgtttcttctcaaCTTGGTTTTCTTTCATAAtgaaataataaagaaaacaaataggTTCAGCATAGAATGACCTCTAAAATATGTAACTTTTGAATCCAATAATTGAACCTTAATTAACTGCTTATCATAACAAGTATtctttttgatataaaaatcaatttaagtTCTAAAAGTTGTTTTGGCCAAAAATAAAAGTTCTAAAAAGGTTACAATtgagtataatatttttttctaatttatatgtattttaattttctttgaaatAAAGGTCGgtaaacacacaaaatactCAGAAAATTAATGCATGCATAATGAGATCGAAACACAATTCTAACCAACAAATAATTTCCATGTATTACTTGATGAAAATACAATATATCCACTATAATATAATCTGAGTTGAAAAAAGTttgatttattagtttttatttattcgcccgcccgtagggcggggtTTTCctagtaaaatataaatttataacttttcttatcacaacaataaaatataataataaataatataaattcccAATAgctcagatttttttttcttcaaagaAGAATAGTAAacccaacttaaattatggaaAACTAAAGTACAAAGAAGAACTCAGAATCCGGAGAGACGTGAAGCAGAAGCTAAACCTGAGACTGGTTCAGGTTTTCAAGCTTGGACCTTATCAGACTTGAGTGGCTTCACAACCTCCCAGGTGAAATCAGCATCATCCCTTCCAAAATGACCATAAGCAGCAGTCTTCAAGAACCTACCATTACCACCTCTCTTCAAATCCAAGTTAATAGATATCATCCCCGGCCTGAAATCAAAACTCTCCTTCACAATCTCCAGAATCTCCTTGTCTGGAATCTTCCCGGTTCCATAGCTGTCCACAAACACAGACAAAGGCTCAGGGACACCAATGGCGTAAGACACCTGAACAATGCACCTCCTCGCGAGCCCACTCGCCACAATACTCTTAGCAGCCTGCCTCACGATGTAGGCCCCACTCCTGTCAACCTTGGTCGGGTCCTTCCCAGAGAAAGCACCACCTCCGTGAGCACCCCAACCACCGTAAGTATCGATGATGATCTTACGTCCCGTGAGACCAGCGTCACCGTGAGGACCACCGATCACGAAACGACCAGAAGGGTTGAGATGGAAGATAGTGTTATCGTCAAGGTACTTCTCCGGGATCACCGGGTTGATCACATGCTCCTTGAGATCAGCCGCGATCTCCTCGTTCGTCACGGTCTCATCATGCTGCGTCGAGATCAGAACTGTGTGGACGCGGACGGGGACCATAGCTCCGTTCTCGTTCAAGTACTCAACCGTGACTTGAGTCTTACCGTCAGGTCTCAGCCACGAGCAAGTCCCGTTCTTACGAACCTCGGTAAGCTTCGCTCCGAGCTTGGTCGCGAGGACGTGGCTGAGAGGCATAAGCTCGGGCGTCTCGTCGGTCGCGTAACCGAACATGTGACCTTGGTCACCAGCTCCGACCTCCTCGGGTTTCTTGGTGAGGTGTCCGTGGACGCCTTGCGCGATGTCGGGGCTCTGCTGCTCGATGTTGACGAGGACCTTGCAGTTGTCGGCGTCCAGGCCGACGTCGTCGGAGACGAAACCGATCTCTCGGCATGTTTTGCGGACGATCGCTTCGTAGTCGACGTTAGCCTTGGTGGTGATCTCGCCGAAGACCATGACCATGTTGGTCTTTGTGCACGTCTCGCAAGCGACTTTACTCTCTGGGTCTTGCTCGAGACATGCGTCGAGGATAGCGTCGGAGATCTGGTCGCAGAGCTTGTCGGGATGTCCCTCGTTGACTGACTCGGAGGTGAACAAAAACGATTCCATTTTTTTTATAcgtctgattaaaaaaaaacagagtatacaaaaaaaattatcactATTTGGAATCTAAATCAAGAACTCGAGAGAGATAGAGTGAAGTAGGAACGTGAGAACGTACCTAATGAAGGGAGAATGAGAGAGGTGGTAGTAGTACGAAGGTGAAGGAAGAGCGTCGAAGGTTTATATATACGAGAGCAGAGCAAGGAGTGAGGTGGTGTAAGATCGTAATTTCAGCTACGTTCATTCACACAGAGAAGATGAGATCTAGATATCTGACGGTTTAAGTTAGATCCATGAAAAGAAGCTAATCAGAACCGTTGGATCTGCTTAACTGGACCACCGCGTCCAAGTACAACTTGTACAGTTAGACAGCATCTAGTGAAGATCTAGAATCATGGTTAAAGTCGAAATCTATGTTGGTTTGATATTAAtaacttttcatattttcacatatatttaaaatattgtttttttgacTATAATTTCGAGTGATTAAATCAATAACTATAcaattagtttaaattaaactttgaaatttacaatttgttatattaactaatattttttcagaaaacataaataaaaaatcttaaacattaATCTTACAAGAAAGGATAGAATAATactaatacaaaaatataatgtatttaaataaaacaaatatctcTTATGGTATAATACTTTTGAAGCATGTGAATTTTGATGAAAATTATGAAATGAGTTAGAAATAAATGCTATCGTAAATCATGGAGTTAAGAGAAGGGGGTTGTGTCGGTGAGTGAGAACGGGAAAGTAATTAATCACCGGGAAACCGGAGGGGACATGTTGGGAGTGAAAGATACATTTCATTACACACACAGGCTGTTTCTTTAGTGATGGGTCCACTCGCCACCGGCAAAAGACAACATAGaattcttcatttttttcatttatctCTTTGTTAGTGTTCGGCTAAGCCTAAGGTGTCGAATAAGACCCACTGGTCGTTCTTTTCCGTTccgaaaaggaaaaaaattgaaCAGTTACGCCTGCTAATAATCTTTGTCTATTTTCCAGTTCTGTGAGATCGCACACTGGTATTCATTTGTGAACATTTTTAGCTTTTCGTTTGTGAGTTGTTTTAGTTGAGCTCGGAAATAGATACACTTAATCACAAACATGTACtccttctgtttctgattttttttttcacacaaattaaaaaaaattgacggaaatatatgtaaattgttattaatgAAAGCTTTCTGGCAAATAGTATTTgagacaaataaaattatttgtaaaatcaatgtagtttacaattaattttcatctaaaagtaaatataatttgcattgaaactgtaaaataatatttttatgtaacaaaaaaaaaactagaataaCACTTATTATGTAATAGAGGGAGTACATGTTAGATATATAGTCTAAAAATGAGATTACATGATCCATACTTtcgatatatataaaattaactaCTAAAACATACTCCTAatcactttaaatttttaatacaatttgtatttattttaaatttagtattaaaattgtaaaatgtgtattgtataaatattaactTATCTCAAACATtattgattaaataaataaaattattaagaacagaaatatattttagttgttttttatttgtatgaaaaatatcaaaatgataatTGTTATGAAAGTAGTATTGTATCTTTCAAAACAATTGCATTGATTGGTCCCCAAATATCGACATAACGGACCAACAATTAAGGCCCTAAATCAGTTAATAAGGGGCCTATTTAGCTGACAGTTGCTAGCCTGACCTCTGGGCTTACTCACGgaaaaagaaaatcagaaaTAATGGGTTTATTGAATGGACCCAAAATTTTACTACTGCATGGCCTACGGCCCCTATGGGTATTAACTTATAAACAAACACAACTCGGGTTAGCCGGATTATCGTCAATTCTTGTTGGATTTGGTTTTGTGTTGTTTACTAtactgttttagttttttttttttgatcaactatACTGTTTTAGTTTTAAGTTTGTGTAATGACGTTGGTTTGAATGGTGAAAGAATTCCAAAATTCCTCACACACTCTtttattagatttaatttaaCATTACGCAAAAGAATACTATGCTTGTATTTTGTTACACACATTTATTTACATGtagaaataatattaaacaaatgctgaaaatcacaaataaatatatacaagcCGTGTGCATAAGATTTTGaactaaaaagaagaaaaaatggtGTGAAACTGTGAATTGAGGTGAGACAGACGCGAAAGCTTAGAGATTGGTTGTTGACTTGGAGACCGACGACCAAATAACACAAGAACACAATCACCTTTGGCTTTGATTGTCAAAAGACATTTGctttacatcttttttttttccgtcaaagtttttaatattaattatcaaacGGACCAAGCCCAGTTACATGTTCCAAGCCCATACATCCAGGTCTAAGCAACATGAACCCAACAACAAACCACAACTAAACCAATCCCGGTTTACCCAAACCCGAAGAAACCAGGCCGACTTCAGCATGTCGAGACGTTGAGGAGATCGGACACGTGTATTGATCTTCATCGTCGGTGCACCACGCGTCTCTTCCGTCTCAACTCAACCGACACCAACCGGAGCCGTCACCGGAGCTTCTCCATCGCACATCTCGTTCCGTCGGAATTCAGAGGACCGGCAAGCCTCCGACGAAACCAATCTTTTTCTTCAACGCTTCATCTTCTTACCCGAAGAGCTACATCGATCCAAACGAGAGCTTGTCCGACTGAACCTATCCAAACCCTAGAGCGTAAGAAATCGAGAACCAATGAAACCACCTACGAGCCAAAGAAGACCTCCACCACAATCCAAGGAACCGGATCCACTACAACCGGCAACGCAAGACTGAAGAAGTCTCTACCTTCCGGTGACAAGACCGACGACGATGGGGTTGACGAATCCACCATCTCCCGGAAATAAAAGCCGATGGCGACGAAGTTTTAGGAACCTC is a genomic window containing:
- the LOC108808970 gene encoding S-adenosylmethionine synthase 2, yielding MESFLFTSESVNEGHPDKLCDQISDAILDACLEQDPESKVACETCTKTNMVMVFGEITTKANVDYEAIVRKTCREIGFVSDDVGLDADNCKVLVNIEQQSPDIAQGVHGHLTKKPEEVGAGDQGHMFGYATDETPELMPLSHVLATKLGAKLTEVRKNGTCSWLRPDGKTQVTVEYLNENGAMVPVRVHTVLISTQHDETVTNEEIAADLKEHVINPVIPEKYLDDNTIFHLNPSGRFVIGGPHGDAGLTGRKIIIDTYGGWGAHGGGAFSGKDPTKVDRSGAYIVRQAAKSIVASGLARRCIVQVSYAIGVPEPLSVFVDSYGTGKIPDKEILEIVKESFDFRPGMISINLDLKRGGNGRFLKTAAYGHFGRDDADFTWEVVKPLKSDKVQA